A window of Cheilinus undulatus linkage group 1, ASM1832078v1, whole genome shotgun sequence contains these coding sequences:
- the hypk gene encoding huntingtin-interacting protein K has protein sequence MAAEGDVDLDLEADENCTGKPAEKPRKHDSGAADLERVTDYAEEKEISSSDLETAMSVIGDRRSREQKAKQEREKELAKVTIKKEDVELIMSEMEISRAVAERSLREHMGNVVEALVALTN, from the exons ATGGCGGCCGAGGGAGACGTCGATCTGGATCTGGAAGCCGATGAAAACTGCACTGGAAAACCGGCAGAGAAACCTCGGAAACATGACAGCGGAGCCGCAGACTTGGAGAGAGTCACGGACTATGCGGAGGAGAAAGAAATTTCCAGTTCTGATTTAGAAACG GCAATGTCAGTGATTGGAGACAGAAGATCACGAGAACAGAAAGCCAAACAAGAAAG AGAAAAGGAGCTGGCCAAAGTCACCATCAAGAAAGAGGATGTAGAGCTAATT ATGTCAGAGATGGAGATTTCTCGGGCGGTGGCGGAGCGCAGTCTGAGGGAACACATGGGGAACGTGGTGGAGGCTTTGGTGGCTCTGACCAActga
- the mfap1 gene encoding microfibrillar-associated protein 1 has translation MSSREALNMKLPPIQSTAGAVPVRNDKGELSMEKVKVKRYVSGKRPDYAPMESSDEEEEDFQFVKKGKEMEPEMELEEEEVSDPRLRRLLNRVSEDVEERLARHRQIAEPEVVAESSEDSDEGTWHPEREESSDEEEEEEEEVDDEEIERRRAMMRQRAIERKNEEMEVMEVEEEGKSGEESESESEYEEYTDSEDEAEPRLKPVFIRKKDRVTVAEREAEEQRQRELDAEVKRQAEERRRYTLKIVEEEAKKEFEENRRTLAALEGLDTDGENEEEEYEAWKVRELKRIKRDREAREVMEKEKAEIERFHSLTEEERRAEIRNSGKLITNKASKGKYKFLQKYYHRGAFFMDEEEDVYKRDFSAPTLEDHFNKTILPKVMQVKNFGRSGRTKYTHLVDQDTTSFDSAWAQESAQNSKFFKQKAAGVRDVFDRPTVKKRKT, from the exons ATGTCTAGTCGCGAAGCCCTCAACATGAAGCTACCGCCGATCCAGTCCACGGCCGGAGCCGTGCCGGTCCGGAATGATAAAG GTGAGCTGTCCATGGAGAAGGTAAAGGTGAAGAGGTACGTGTCCGGTAAACGTCCAGACTATGCACCCATGGAGTCAtcagatgaggaggaggaggactttcAGTTTGTGAAGAAGGGGAAGGAGATGGAGCCTGAGATGGAactggaggaagaggaggtctCTGACCCACGTCTTAGACGCTTGCTCAACCGTGTCTCTGAGGATGTGGAGGAGAG GCTGGCGAGACACAGACAGATTGCAGAGCCTGAAGTTGTAGCTGAAAGCAGCGAAGACTCTGATGAAGGCACGTGGCACCCAGAGCGCGAGGAGAGCAgcgatgaagaagaggaagaagaagaagaagtggatGATGAG GAAATTGAGCGCAGACGAGCAATGATGCGTCAGCGAGCCATTGAGCGtaagaatgaagagatggaggtgatggaggtggaggaggaaggGAAGTCAGGGGAGGAGTCAGAGTCTGAGTCTGAATATGAAGAATACACAGACAGCGAGGATGAAGCAGAACCTCGACTCAAACCTGTCTTCATACGAAA GAAGGACAGAGTCACAGTGGCAGAGCGTGAAGCAGAGgaacagaggcagagagagctGGATGCCGAGGTGAAGAGGCAGGCGGAGGAGCGGCGGCGCTACACCCTCAAGATCGTAGAGGAGGAAGCCAAGAAGGAGTTTGAGGAAAACCGACGCACGCTGGCCGCTCTGGAAGGTCTGGACACTGACGGGgagaatgaggaggaggaaTACGAAGCCTGGAAGGTCAGAGAGCTGAAACGCATCAAGAGGGACCGAGAGGCACGAGAAGT CATGGAGAAGGAGAAGGCAGAGATCGAGAGATTCCACAGCCTGACGGAGGAGGAGCGCAGAGCTGAAATCCGAAACAGCGGCAAATTAATCACCAACAAAGCCAGCAAAGGGAAATACAAGTTCCTGCAGAAGTACTACCACAGAGGAGCCTTCTTCATG gatgaagaggaggacgtGTACAAGAGAGACTTCAGTGCACCGACTCTGGAGGATCACTTCAACAAAACCATTTTACCCAAAGTCATGCAG GTCAAAAACTTTGGTCGTTCTGGACGCACCAAGTACACTCACCTGGTGGATCAGGACACCACGTCGTTTGACTCTGCATGGGCACAGGAGAGCGCTCAGAACAGCAAATTCTTCAAACAGAAGGCAGCAGGCGTGAGGGACGTGTTTGACCGGCCCAcagtgaagaagaggaagactTAA